A stretch of DNA from Bacteroidota bacterium:
AATGGCACCGCGGTGCCGGCTCCCAAGGTACAGCAAAGTAAGGCAATAAAAAACTGTTACCCCACAACACAATCCCACAACTGCCCGTCTTCAAGGGGCGTCACGAGCGCGGTGATAACAAACGCAAGCGGCATCTGGATTAAGAGGGCTACCATCGCCTGGGCCAGTTGGTTTTCGATGCCATATTTGTCACACAGCGTGAGCGCAAAATAGGTCGGCAGGCTCAGTACACCGGTGACGGGCGGGACAATCCCGAGCATAAACGGCAAACGCATGATGCCCATCGAACATCCCGTTAAAGGACCCACTTCAAAGATTGCAAAAAACCACAGGATAAGTGCGGTGAGCAGTGTACTGAATATGATTGGCGATACTTTCATGACTAACCCATTCGCCAGAACAGATGTGAATTGCTATGTAGAAGAGATGCTAATAGCTTGATTTGATAGAAAAAGGTAAGGAAAATTGACCCTCTAAAGCCAATGTGGACGTTTAATCCCCTCATTAACCACATTAAACAGTCATTCCGAGAACCAGACTTTGCAAAATTTATCGTGTTTGCGCAGATGATGCCTAAACAGAGATCGCTCCCATCATCGCTTTGATTTCCTCTTCTTTAGATTGCAGAGTGGCCCAATGCGCTGCCGTTAATCCGATAGCATCCAGCAACGCCGGATCACAGGCCGGCACCTGCCCTTCTAGCAATCCATCTGCAAGCCGGGACGCTAGATGCGTGACATACACCTCTGTTGCCGGCGTCGGCGCATCACCGGGTTGTTCGTAAAACCGACAGGCATCAACAATGGTCGCAGGTAGCTTCCAGGTTGTTGCAAGCAGGGTGCCAACCCGCGTGTGGTACACCGCAAGAAGCCTGGCTACTTCGCTTTCATCCAGCACGCTATCCAGTTGGCGCGCAACAGACACGATGGTCTGCAGAAGAACGGGTTTGCCTACCTGGTGCAGCAAACCACACATGTACATCTGAGGATCAGGTGCGCCACGCACAATTGCGATCTCCTGCGCATAGAGTCCACTTGCAAAAGCATGGCGCCAGATTTCCTGAATTTCTTCCCGAAACCGCACCACCTGAAAGATCTCGCCCTGCATTGTAACCGATACCGCAATTTTCACCATTGCATGGCCACCCAGCCTCGAAATGGCCTGCCGTAGAGAACTGATTTTATACGTGCCGGCATAAATTGAAGAATTACAGACCCGCAACACATGGCCGGCAAGTGTCTGATCCTGGTGTATTAATTCAGACAATGCCTGGACATCAAACTCGGGATTGCTATTCATCTCCATAATCCGCTGAATCGCAAGCGGCAACACCGGCAATTTCAACTTACCTGTTTCAATACGCGCCGCAATGGCATCATCGTATTGTGAAAAAGCTTTGGAAACAGGGGCTTGCGCAGCAAGGACAGACATGGGCAACAGTATCTTGGAAGTCGGCTTGCACCGCTTCTTCAAAGAGTGGATATTCTATGTTCGATATCGGATGTATCTCCGTGCGCTTTAAAAGCCCCACGCCTCCAGCCCCAAACCAGTCAACTTAAAGATGAATTTGCAAAACCAGTTCGACCTCAGCAATCGCGTAGCCTTTATAACAGGTGCAAGCAAGGGCATTGGATTGGCGATTGCCCGTGGCTTGTGTCAGTTTGGTGCCCATGTGGTAATTAGTAGCCGGCGAGCAGCAGCGGTCGCCGAGGTGGCTGCCGGTTTGCGTGCAGAGGGGCTACAGGTTTCGAGCGTGGGCTGTCACATGGGCAAACCCGATGAAATTGCTGCGGCTATCGATACGATTGGAGAGGAACATGGCCGGCTTGATATTCTAATTAACAATGCTGCTACCAATCCGGTATACGGCCCCATTCAGGACGCAGACGAAGCAGCTTTTGACAAAATCATGCAGGTCAATGTCAAAGGGCCATTTATGCTGTGCAAAGCTGCTTATCCCCTCTTAAAAGCAAGTCCCGGTGCCTCTGTGATCAACATCAGTTCTATTGAAGCCATCAAGCCCGATCAGGGACTCGGACTCTACAGTGTAAGCAAAGCTGCCCTGGTAACCATGACGCAGGTTATGGCAAAAGAATGGGGGGCTGCTGGCATCCGGGTAAACACCATTTGTCCGGGACTTGTGAAAACCAAGTTCAGTGCAGCACTCTGGCAAAACGAACAGATGATGGCACATATCAACACCCAACTCCCCCTCGGCCGCATTGCGCAACCTGAAGAAATGGTAGGCCTTGCCCTGTTCCTTGCATCAGATGCCTCCAGCTACTGCACCGGAGGCATGTACCTGGCCGACGGCGGCTATGTGATTGCTTGAGCGGGATTTCGGGATTTCGGGATTTCGGGATTTCGGGATTTCGGGATTTCGGGGGAGTGAATTCCGCCCATCAAGAAATGCAAACACCAATCAACGAAAACACGACAACACGAAAAACCAAAATCACCAAAAAACGAAATCACCAAAAAACCGACAACACGAAAACCCGAAATCACAAAATCCCCAGGAACCGAGTTAACAGCTAAGCATATTCAAATAGACCAATCAGTCTAATCCATGAATATCAAACACAAAAAAACAGACATTGTCAGCGGTGGTGAAGCTGTATTTCGGGCCAATGGGTACCACAACACCGGGGTTAAAGAAATCCTCGACGCTTGCGGCATCTCTAAAGGCTCGTTTTACAATTTCTTCCCTACCAAAGAAGCGTATGCGCTGGAAGTGATTGAATATTATGGCAACAGGCTGACTGCGTTTATGGACGCGACTTTCTCGGACCAAAGCCAAAACACCATCGAGCGGCTCCGCAGCTTCTATTACAGCCTCGTATCCATTGCTGAAGCTGAAGCGTGTACCAAAGGTTGTCTCGTATACAACATGGCTTTTGAACTTGCCGGCAACAGCGACACCGTAGCCCGGGCACTGGATATTCAGTTTGAAGCCTGGGTCACCCGTGTAACAGCGTGTATTGCGGAAGGACAGGCAGCCGGAGACATTACAACGTCTCAGTCTGCTGAAGACCTTGCTGCAATGCTACACACAGCTGTTAATGGCTCGTATGGCCGCGTCAAAATGAAACGCGACACCGCCCCCATGCGGCAAATGATCGATACCCTGCTTGCATTTATAGCCTCATAAATTTTTTTGCACTCAACTAGACCATTTGGTCTAACTCAATAAAAACACCATGAAAGTTACTCACTCGATTCTACTTGTCGCGCTGCTCAGTCTGCTCTCAGGATGCAAACTGGTTGATTTGCAAACAAAAACATTAAAAAAGGAAGGGCTTCAGGAAGCAAAAATTGCGGAAGGCAAGGCGCTGCTCGATAAAGCCTGGCAAGCGCAGGGCATGGATAAAATGCATGCCCATGCCACCTACCGTGTGGTAGCGGAAGACCATTGGAAAGGTCTTTTGGGGAGGCTAGGCAAAGTATGGCCGGATCTCAGAACGGACCTGCAACTCGATTATGCTATCAATACTTTTGACAGCCGCGTCAAATTCTTGAACGGTAAAAAAGAGGGGACATTGGCCGGGCTGCAAAGCTGGCAATATTACGAACAAGCACCAGGCGGCGATATTGCATTTCTCGATAAAGCAGACAAAAACATCCGATTTGGACTGGCAGCTTTTCAGTACTTTTTTGAGCTTGGTGATCGCTTAAAACGCGCGCCAATCATTACAGCCATTACGCCGGCAGAACGAGAGGGCCAGATGTACGACCGGGTATTTGCTACCTGGAACACAACCAAAGCCCACGTCGAAAGCGACCAGTACAGGGTTTGGATTAACCGGGACACAGGACTCATTGACTTCGCTGAATTTACGGTACGCGACACACC
This window harbors:
- a CDS encoding HDOD domain-containing protein — its product is MSVLAAQAPVSKAFSQYDDAIAARIETGKLKLPVLPLAIQRIMEMNSNPEFDVQALSELIHQDQTLAGHVLRVCNSSIYAGTYKISSLRQAISRLGGHAMVKIAVSVTMQGEIFQVVRFREEIQEIWRHAFASGLYAQEIAIVRGAPDPQMYMCGLLHQVGKPVLLQTIVSVARQLDSVLDESEVARLLAVYHTRVGTLLATTWKLPATIVDACRFYEQPGDAPTPATEVYVTHLASRLADGLLEGQVPACDPALLDAIGLTAAHWATLQSKEEEIKAMMGAISV
- a CDS encoding glucose 1-dehydrogenase; the encoded protein is MNLQNQFDLSNRVAFITGASKGIGLAIARGLCQFGAHVVISSRRAAAVAEVAAGLRAEGLQVSSVGCHMGKPDEIAAAIDTIGEEHGRLDILINNAATNPVYGPIQDADEAAFDKIMQVNVKGPFMLCKAAYPLLKASPGASVINISSIEAIKPDQGLGLYSVSKAALVTMTQVMAKEWGAAGIRVNTICPGLVKTKFSAALWQNEQMMAHINTQLPLGRIAQPEEMVGLALFLASDASSYCTGGMYLADGGYVIA
- a CDS encoding TetR family transcriptional regulator C-terminal domain-containing protein, encoding MNIKHKKTDIVSGGEAVFRANGYHNTGVKEILDACGISKGSFYNFFPTKEAYALEVIEYYGNRLTAFMDATFSDQSQNTIERLRSFYYSLVSIAEAEACTKGCLVYNMAFELAGNSDTVARALDIQFEAWVTRVTACIAEGQAAGDITTSQSAEDLAAMLHTAVNGSYGRVKMKRDTAPMRQMIDTLLAFIAS